The Clostridioides difficile genome has a segment encoding these proteins:
- a CDS encoding amidohydrolase family protein: MSKKYIKAGNLIDGTGNSIMKNKGIIIDGDIILEIEDIREDLSGYDVYDYLDKTVMPGIMNCHVHLTMEPVGNPKVYYDNVSDVELVVNTVKQLDAYLDSGVTYIRSLGCPKYVDVQLKNLVDKGSIDGPGIVTSGPVICMTGGHGYYFGIESDGVDECRKSARTVLKNGVDCVKIMATGGVTTDGVEPGSPQLTLEEMKAAVDEAIKAGKITATHAQGRTGIKNAVLAGITSIEHGVYLDDEIIDLMLERGTYLVPTVAAPYFILNAGKESGITEATLRKCEIVAIPHKESFLKAYKKGIKIAVGSDAGTSYNEHGKTYYEMKLMSDYGMDNMDVIVAATKTASELLRIDKNYGTLEKGKKADVIVVNGNPIDNIDVMSDVLAVFKLGKKVR; the protein is encoded by the coding sequence ATGAGCAAAAAGTATATAAAAGCAGGAAATTTAATTGATGGAACAGGGAATAGTATTATGAAGAATAAAGGTATAATTATTGATGGAGATATTATACTTGAAATTGAAGATATAAGAGAAGATTTAAGTGGGTATGATGTGTATGATTATTTAGATAAAACTGTTATGCCAGGAATTATGAATTGTCATGTACATTTGACAATGGAACCAGTAGGAAATCCAAAAGTTTATTATGATAATGTATCTGATGTAGAGCTTGTAGTAAATACAGTAAAACAACTTGATGCATATTTAGATTCAGGAGTAACATATATTAGAAGTCTAGGTTGTCCAAAATATGTGGATGTACAACTTAAAAATCTTGTAGACAAAGGATCTATAGATGGTCCTGGTATAGTTACTTCAGGTCCAGTTATATGTATGACAGGAGGACATGGATACTATTTTGGGATTGAAAGTGACGGAGTAGATGAATGTAGAAAATCAGCTAGAACAGTTTTGAAAAATGGAGTAGATTGTGTAAAGATAATGGCTACTGGAGGTGTAACAACTGATGGTGTTGAGCCAGGTTCACCACAATTGACTTTAGAGGAAATGAAAGCTGCTGTAGATGAAGCTATAAAAGCAGGTAAAATAACTGCTACACATGCGCAAGGAAGAACTGGCATAAAAAATGCAGTGCTTGCAGGAATCACTTCTATAGAACATGGTGTTTATTTAGATGATGAAATAATTGATTTGATGCTTGAAAGAGGAACATACTTAGTTCCAACTGTGGCAGCACCATATTTTATTTTAAATGCAGGAAAAGAAAGTGGAATAACTGAGGCTACTCTTAGAAAGTGCGAAATTGTGGCTATTCCTCACAAAGAATCATTCTTAAAAGCATACAAAAAAGGAATTAAAATTGCAGTTGGTTCTGATGCAGGAACTTCTTATAATGAACATGGAAAGACATATTATGAAATGAAGTTGATGTCAGATTATGGTATGGATAACATGGATGTAATAGTAGCAGCCACAAAAACTGCATCTGAACTTTTAAGAATTGATAAAAATTATGGAACTTTAGAAAAAGGAAAGAAAGCAGATGTGATAGTAGTAAATGGAAATCCTATAGATAATATAGATGTAATGTCAGATGTTTTAGCAGTATTTAAACTTGGCAAAAAAGTTAGATAA
- a CDS encoding ABC transporter permease: protein MNKLLCLINVDLRRNKRFYIAYISFLSLITLVLNLFEINKFKNSKFIINLAIEDFGGVFYGIGVIENLRYIQTILLYGILGMFIYYIFMWKRDFFSKNQSIYTLMMLPQDKFKLCISKSIALITMVYGFLISQIATLFICKHIFNFVFRNIPIVNMSFAQDLYYSNLRSIPIDFVSFITIYIVLLLVAISFLNCCILFTFSYRGKFYVILITLTILAGLYFSTAYINIIGLFRKYYGFVGTQLYSLGNYVLSFIVIMFILNGISYLLINKKLSI, encoded by the coding sequence ATGAATAAGCTTCTATGTCTAATAAATGTAGATTTAAGGAGAAATAAGAGGTTCTATATAGCTTATATATCTTTTTTATCTTTAATTACACTGGTCTTAAATTTATTTGAAATTAATAAATTTAAGAACTCCAAATTTATTATAAATTTAGCAATAGAAGATTTTGGAGGTGTATTTTATGGAATAGGTGTAATTGAGAATCTTAGATATATCCAAACAATTTTACTGTACGGAATATTGGGAATGTTTATATACTATATTTTTATGTGGAAAAGGGATTTTTTTTCTAAAAACCAAAGTATTTATACTTTAATGATGTTACCTCAGGATAAATTTAAGCTTTGTATATCTAAGTCAATAGCTTTGATAACAATGGTATATGGTTTTTTGATAAGTCAGATAGCAACATTATTTATATGTAAACATATATTTAATTTTGTTTTTAGAAATATTCCAATAGTTAATATGTCATTTGCACAGGATTTATATTATTCAAACTTAAGAAGTATTCCAATCGACTTTGTATCTTTTATAACAATTTATATAGTTTTATTGCTTGTAGCTATTTCTTTTTTAAATTGTTGTATATTATTCACATTTTCTTACAGAGGTAAGTTTTATGTGATTTTAATTACCTTGACAATTTTAGCAGGGCTATATTTTTCAACAGCATATATAAATATAATTGGTTTGTTTAGAAAGTATTATGGGTTTGTTGGAACACAGCTCTATTCTTTAGGTAATTATGTATTGAGTTTTATAGTTATAATGTTTATTTTAAATGGAATCTCTTATTTATTAATAAATAAGAAGTTGTCTATTTAG
- a CDS encoding ABC transporter ATP-binding protein, translating to MIEIKNVSKTYKRMQGLKVKKIDALKNVSFNIEKGKITALLGINGVGKSTILKAIAGLIKIDSGEILIDGEKMNKDIYNKLAFVPDVESHFSNTTIKESFEFMEIFYPRWNKEKSKEMMDIFKLNENEVIDNLSKGNIARVKLILGFCQDPDYILLDEPFTGIDLFKREEFIGVIAQYMKENQAIIITTHEIVEIESLVDEVIILDEGKIITSFNAEDLREREGKSILDKMREVYKNE from the coding sequence ATGATAGAAATTAAAAATGTAAGCAAAACATATAAAAGAATGCAAGGGTTAAAAGTAAAAAAAATAGATGCTTTAAAGAATGTAAGCTTTAATATTGAAAAAGGAAAAATAACCGCTTTACTTGGGATAAATGGTGTTGGTAAATCAACAATATTAAAAGCAATAGCAGGACTTATAAAAATCGACAGTGGAGAGATTTTAATAGATGGAGAAAAAATGAATAAAGACATATACAATAAACTTGCGTTTGTTCCAGATGTAGAATCTCACTTTAGTAATACAACAATAAAAGAGTCCTTTGAATTTATGGAAATTTTTTATCCAAGATGGAATAAAGAAAAATCAAAAGAAATGATGGATATATTTAAACTGAATGAAAATGAAGTAATTGACAATTTATCTAAAGGAAATATTGCAAGAGTAAAATTAATACTTGGATTTTGTCAAGATCCAGACTACATATTACTTGATGAACCATTCACAGGGATTGACTTGTTTAAAAGAGAAGAGTTTATAGGGGTAATAGCACAATATATGAAAGAAAATCAAGCTATTATTATAACAACTCATGAAATAGTAGAAATAGAAAGTTTAGTTGATGAAGTTATAATTCTTGATGAAGGTAAAATAATAACATCATTTAATGCAGAAGATTTAAGAGAAAGAGAGGGTAAGTCTATATTAGATAAAATGAGGGAGGTATATAAGAATGAATAA
- a CDS encoding GntR family transcriptional regulator — translation MNFELDNTSPIYLQIIKHIKRQIVTGELKPGETIPSRREMALNLKVNLNTVQRAYKEMGDMNIINTFKNYQSSVTVDENILKNLKLELINESLVIFIEDMKAINVTKDEVLKIIEDRY, via the coding sequence ATGAATTTTGAATTAGATAATACATCTCCCATTTATTTGCAAATAATAAAGCATATAAAGAGACAAATAGTAACTGGAGAATTAAAACCAGGAGAAACAATACCATCAAGAAGAGAAATGGCACTTAACTTAAAAGTAAATTTAAATACTGTTCAAAGAGCATATAAGGAGATGGGTGATATGAATATAATAAATACTTTTAAAAACTATCAGAGTAGTGTGACAGTTGATGAAAATATATTAAAAAATCTAAAACTAGAGCTAATAAATGAGTCTTTAGTTATATTTATAGAAGATATGAAGGCGATAAATGTCACTAAAGACGAAGTTTTAAAGATAATAGAAGATAGATATTAG
- a CDS encoding GyrI-like domain-containing protein: MNYKIEIKNIESVTAATMSYNGPMTEATKYFPNVFKSIKGKSNGAPFFCYHNVDQETGIGEMELCVPTAETPNRMGVTIKEFPKTKALFFTHIGSYNNLPKTYKMIFKYIQENNLTIQTPWREVFIKGPGMLIKGNPDKYITEIIFPLKEEE; the protein is encoded by the coding sequence ATGAATTATAAGATTGAAATTAAAAACATCGAATCAGTCACAGCAGCTACTATGAGTTACAATGGACCTATGACTGAAGCAACAAAATATTTTCCAAATGTATTTAAATCTATAAAAGGAAAATCAAATGGCGCACCATTCTTTTGCTACCATAATGTTGACCAAGAAACTGGTATAGGAGAAATGGAATTATGTGTACCAACTGCTGAAACTCCAAATCGTATGGGTGTAACAATAAAAGAGTTTCCTAAAACAAAGGCCTTATTTTTTACCCATATAGGTTCATATAATAATTTGCCAAAAACATATAAAATGATATTTAAATATATTCAGGAAAATAATCTAACAATACAAACCCCTTGGAGAGAAGTATTTATTAAAGGGCCAGGTATGCTAATAAAAGGTAATCCAGATAAATATATTACAGAAATCATATTTCCACTTAAAGAGGAGGAATAA
- a CDS encoding ABC transporter ATP-binding protein yields MLAIEINNLVKEYKNGVKALNGLSFSVNSGEIFSLLGPNGAGKSSLINILTTFYKPTSGNVMMFGKDLINNPSWIRTQIACVAQQVSIDEHLSLMENMIFQSKMYKVEPQVAKERINSLIEKFDLASYLKYPTSSYSGGVKRRLDIAMNMVSFPKILFLDEPTVGMDVDSRKAMWDMLLKIRNEYGTTIFLTTHYLEEAELLSDNICIMKNGKDLAQGTPSSLRSYIKQNILRIAFHDIEDIKKYKNDIKNTCLVKFMSVRGNSLFTSVEESRTALTLINKFLLEHSIKFDAIEILEPSLEDVFLALTSSRKDSKEEWKC; encoded by the coding sequence ATGTTGGCAATTGAAATCAACAATTTAGTAAAAGAATATAAAAATGGTGTAAAAGCTTTAAATGGCCTAAGTTTTAGTGTAAACTCTGGAGAAATATTTTCTTTACTTGGTCCAAATGGTGCTGGCAAATCTTCGCTTATCAATATTTTGACCACTTTTTACAAACCTACATCTGGTAATGTAATGATGTTTGGGAAAGACTTAATAAATAATCCCTCTTGGATACGCACTCAAATTGCTTGTGTAGCACAACAAGTATCTATTGATGAACATTTGTCTCTTATGGAAAACATGATATTCCAAAGCAAAATGTATAAAGTAGAACCACAAGTTGCAAAAGAAAGAATAAACTCTTTAATTGAAAAATTTGATTTAGCTAGCTACTTAAAATATCCTACCTCATCTTATTCTGGTGGAGTAAAACGTAGATTAGATATAGCTATGAATATGGTGTCATTTCCTAAGATTCTGTTTTTAGATGAACCTACTGTCGGTATGGATGTAGACTCAAGAAAAGCTATGTGGGATATGCTACTAAAAATTAGAAATGAATATGGTACAACTATTTTTCTAACTACTCATTATCTTGAAGAAGCTGAACTACTAAGCGATAATATCTGTATTATGAAAAATGGAAAAGATTTGGCACAAGGAACACCCTCTAGTTTACGTAGCTATATTAAGCAAAACATCCTTCGTATCGCATTTCATGATATTGAAGATATAAAAAAATATAAAAATGATATTAAAAATACTTGCTTAGTTAAATTTATGAGTGTACGTGGAAATTCACTTTTTACAAGTGTAGAAGAGAGTAGAACTGCACTTACTTTAATAAATAAATTTCTTTTAGAGCATAGTATAAAGTTTGATGCAATAGAAATTTTAGAACCAAGTCTTGAAGATGTTTTTTTAGCATTGACAAGTTCTAGAAAAGATTCAAAGGAGGAATGGAAATGTTAA
- a CDS encoding ABC transporter permease: MLNILWRNMKWRFKNPISFVVTILQPLLWLVLYSSVANQTMSDMNIDNYTAFILPGIIVLVIFSSCSSGGIINFIMKNSGSFYRVLIAPISRYSIVFGQLLEAILVSFIEVAILCIVSIFFSVKIASGIGGIAIMIVLIFMTAFFLSSLAYTISLLLPNEIIYETIMTAIVLPIFFLSSALFPIEDLSGVLKIAVMLNPFTHVINTLRSLIFGETILIGDILPVIVLFLILCCGSFALAMWRLKKEMAN, encoded by the coding sequence ATGTTAAATATTTTATGGCGTAATATGAAATGGCGTTTTAAAAATCCAATTTCATTTGTAGTTACTATATTACAACCTCTTCTTTGGCTTGTACTTTATAGCTCCGTCGCAAACCAAACTATGAGTGATATGAATATCGATAATTATACAGCTTTTATACTTCCAGGTATAATTGTATTGGTTATCTTTTCATCATGTAGTAGTGGTGGTATCATCAATTTTATAATGAAAAATAGTGGCAGTTTTTATAGAGTTTTAATTGCACCTATTAGTAGATATTCCATTGTCTTTGGCCAATTACTAGAAGCTATCCTAGTATCTTTTATTGAAGTGGCAATTTTATGCATAGTAAGTATATTCTTTTCAGTAAAAATAGCATCTGGTATTGGTGGGATTGCTATAATGATAGTATTGATATTTATGACAGCCTTTTTTTTATCAAGCCTTGCTTATACTATAAGTCTATTATTGCCAAATGAAATAATTTATGAAACAATTATGACTGCCATTGTACTTCCTATTTTCTTTTTAAGCTCTGCTCTCTTCCCTATTGAAGATTTATCTGGCGTATTAAAAATAGCAGTTATGCTCAATCCATTTACCCATGTTATTAATACTTTACGTAGCCTAATATTTGGTGAAACCATTCTAATTGGAGATATACTACCTGTTATAGTTCTATTTTTAATATTATGTTGTGGAAGTTTCGCACTTGCTATGTGGAGGCTGAAAAAAGAAATGGCAAACTAA
- a CDS encoding SIS domain-containing protein encodes MRIQDYMLETPVKMREMISNADNLFNEIKKEDIKKIIITGSGTSYHSGLQVQPYLQNLLDIDVAAKYPFMITEDTFKFDNKNTLVVGISQGGSSYSAYNAMKLAEDKGCKIASMAGCKNALIDEVSDYILTVNCGEEKSGAKTKGFYCTKLNLMLLGLQIAREKGIISSEKYNEEINKILDAIDRFESVYKSSEQWIERNKEKLVNAKEIRIVGHSDTYGDTLESALKLLETMRIPVTGYEFEEFIHGVYNAINSDSTIFILDTGKEPRVTKMVEVLSGWTENVFVIGREVTENDKNLKIDIIDNPYYQTFNLIVPLQLICGEIPILRGINPSIPKDTKFHMKLGSKKFNK; translated from the coding sequence ATGAGAATACAAGATTATATGTTGGAAACACCAGTTAAAATGAGAGAAATGATATCTAATGCAGATAATTTATTTAATGAAATTAAGAAAGAAGATATAAAAAAGATTATAATAACAGGTTCAGGTACTAGTTACCACTCAGGACTACAAGTACAACCATATTTACAAAATTTATTAGACATAGATGTTGCAGCAAAATATCCATTTATGATAACTGAAGATACATTTAAATTTGATAATAAAAACACTTTAGTAGTAGGAATATCTCAAGGTGGAAGTAGTTATTCTGCATACAATGCTATGAAGTTAGCTGAAGACAAGGGTTGTAAAATAGCATCTATGGCGGGTTGTAAAAACGCTCTAATAGATGAGGTTTCTGATTATATATTAACAGTGAATTGTGGTGAAGAAAAATCTGGAGCTAAAACAAAAGGATTTTATTGCACAAAGTTAAATTTAATGTTATTAGGTCTTCAAATAGCTAGAGAAAAAGGAATAATATCTAGTGAAAAGTATAATGAAGAGATAAATAAGATATTAGATGCAATAGATAGATTTGAATCAGTATATAAATCATCTGAGCAATGGATTGAAAGAAACAAAGAAAAGTTAGTTAATGCTAAAGAAATAAGAATAGTAGGTCACTCTGATACATATGGAGATACATTGGAGTCAGCGTTAAAATTACTAGAGACAATGAGAATACCTGTAACTGGATATGAGTTTGAGGAGTTTATACATGGTGTGTATAATGCTATAAATAGTGATTCTACTATATTTATACTAGACACAGGAAAAGAGCCTAGAGTAACTAAGATGGTTGAAGTACTTTCTGGATGGACAGAAAATGTATTTGTTATAGGCAGAGAAGTTACAGAAAATGATAAAAACTTAAAAATAGATATTATAGATAATCCTTACTATCAAACATTTAACTTAATAGTACCATTACAATTAATATGTGGAGAAATACCTATATTAAGAGGTATAAATCCAAGTATTCCAAAAGATACTAAGTTCCACATGAAGTTAGGTAGTAAGAAGTTTAATAAGTAA
- a CDS encoding PTS system mannose/fructose/sorbose family transporter subunit IID encodes MNKLTKKELRSMFWRSFALQGAFNYERMQNLGYCYAMLPAIKKLYSKKENQAKAIERHLEIFNTTTVVVPAILGITAAMEEENANNQEFDESSISAVKTALMGPLAGIGDSLFWGTFRIIAAGVGVSLAKEGNIFGPLLFLLLYNIPAFALRMLGLKYGYQVGVNSLERIQREGLMEKIMSMATTVGLFVVGGMVATMLSITTPLKFNLNGAEVVLQDILDKIIPNMLPLTFAFVIYYMLKRKVSVTKLTLGTIVGGIALHAIGLL; translated from the coding sequence TTGAATAAGCTAACAAAAAAAGAATTAAGAAGTATGTTTTGGCGTTCCTTTGCTCTTCAAGGTGCGTTCAATTATGAAAGAATGCAAAACTTAGGTTACTGTTATGCAATGTTACCTGCAATAAAGAAATTATATAGTAAAAAAGAAAATCAAGCAAAAGCAATAGAAAGACATTTAGAGATTTTTAATACAACCACAGTAGTAGTTCCTGCTATATTAGGTATAACAGCAGCTATGGAAGAGGAAAATGCTAATAATCAAGAATTTGATGAAAGCTCAATTAGTGCTGTTAAAACAGCTCTTATGGGACCTCTTGCAGGAATTGGGGATTCGCTGTTTTGGGGAACATTTAGAATTATAGCTGCTGGAGTAGGAGTGTCACTTGCAAAAGAAGGAAATATATTTGGCCCTCTATTATTTCTACTATTATACAATATTCCAGCATTTGCCCTTAGAATGCTTGGACTTAAATATGGGTATCAAGTCGGAGTAAATTCTCTCGAAAGAATACAAAGAGAAGGACTTATGGAGAAAATAATGTCTATGGCTACGACTGTTGGTTTATTTGTTGTAGGAGGAATGGTTGCAACCATGTTAAGTATAACTACTCCACTGAAATTTAATTTGAATGGTGCAGAAGTAGTTTTACAAGACATATTAGATAAAATAATACCTAATATGTTACCTTTAACCTTTGCATTTGTAATATATTACATGTTAAAGAGAAAGGTAAGTGTGACAAAGTTAACTCTAGGCACTATAGTGGGAGGAATTGCTTTACATGCAATAGGATTATTATAG
- a CDS encoding PTS sugar transporter subunit IIC, whose amino-acid sequence MLVQAIMLAIIAGFGILDGRIFGQSMFDRPIVTGALVGLVLGDIKSGIMIGAQLELIWMGIAGIGAATPPDVVTGGVLGTAFAILSGNGAEVALAVAVPVAVLAQSLGVLVRIVNSYFSQKAVFYAKQADFKKVTIMMWIPVVLFFLSTSVPTFLAIMIGADKVTTLINAIPKVILDGLGIAGTLLPAVGFALLMDMLLSKKMAVFFFIGFLLASYGGLDITAIALFGVCVAVILNFYINTKENSQNPQVTTNILTEGEIDFE is encoded by the coding sequence ATGTTAGTACAAGCTATTATGTTAGCCATTATAGCAGGCTTTGGTATATTAGATGGACGTATATTTGGCCAGTCTATGTTTGATAGACCAATAGTTACAGGGGCATTAGTAGGATTAGTTTTAGGAGATATAAAGTCAGGAATTATGATTGGTGCACAACTTGAATTAATTTGGATGGGAATAGCAGGAATAGGTGCAGCTACTCCTCCAGATGTAGTAACAGGTGGTGTATTAGGTACAGCTTTTGCTATATTATCAGGAAATGGTGCAGAAGTTGCTCTAGCTGTAGCAGTGCCAGTAGCAGTTTTAGCACAATCTCTTGGAGTATTAGTTAGAATAGTAAACTCATATTTTTCTCAAAAGGCAGTTTTCTATGCTAAACAAGCAGACTTTAAAAAGGTTACCATAATGATGTGGATACCAGTAGTATTATTCTTTTTAAGTACATCAGTTCCAACATTTTTAGCAATTATGATTGGTGCTGATAAAGTTACAACATTAATAAATGCAATACCTAAAGTTATATTAGATGGATTAGGCATTGCAGGAACATTGTTACCAGCAGTAGGATTTGCATTACTTATGGATATGTTACTTTCAAAAAAGATGGCTGTATTTTTCTTTATAGGATTCCTTTTAGCATCTTATGGTGGACTAGATATAACTGCAATAGCGCTGTTTGGAGTCTGTGTAGCAGTTATATTAAACTTTTATATTAATACCAAAGAAAATAGTCAAAATCCTCAAGTAACAACTAATATTTTAACGGAAGGAGAGATTGACTTTGAATAA
- a CDS encoding PTS mannose transporter subunit IIA: MKKFLIATHGELSKELVETSKLIIGSLSNVEYFCMTKDKSADDAEKEMISILSNNKDNGELIILTDIFGGSVANICTNLLLQGFKFELLTGVNLPMLLAILLSPEEDTKLLTKAGLEEARNGIVHVNELLENKNEIKNVM; this comes from the coding sequence ATGAAAAAATTTTTAATTGCAACACATGGAGAATTGTCTAAGGAGCTTGTTGAGACAAGTAAATTAATAATTGGTTCATTAAGTAATGTTGAGTACTTTTGTATGACAAAAGATAAATCAGCAGACGATGCTGAGAAAGAAATGATAAGTATATTATCAAATAACAAAGACAATGGAGAACTTATCATACTAACTGATATATTTGGTGGAAGTGTAGCAAATATATGTACTAATTTACTTTTACAAGGGTTTAAATTTGAGTTATTAACAGGAGTAAATTTACCAATGCTTTTGGCTATTCTTCTATCACCAGAAGAGGATACAAAACTATTAACTAAAGCAGGTTTAGAGGAAGCTAGAAATGGAATTGTTCATGTAAATGAATTATTAGAAAATAAAAATGAAATTAAGAATGTTATGTAA
- a CDS encoding PTS sugar transporter subunit IIB, whose protein sequence is MISLMRIDDRLIHGQVAYGWSTSLGINVILVANDEAKNDQMKAMSLNLAKPSNVTLYIRGIEESGEIVEKFASSKKSNVLVLVKNTKDALDVAKNSGGVLKEINVGGLRYEEGKKKLTDLVAVDDNDINNFKEITDLGIDIEFRMLPRDKKKKLSDLIK, encoded by the coding sequence ATGATATCTTTAATGAGAATTGATGACAGATTAATACATGGACAAGTGGCATATGGATGGTCAACATCACTAGGCATAAATGTGATACTAGTTGCAAATGATGAAGCAAAAAACGACCAAATGAAAGCCATGTCATTAAATTTAGCTAAGCCTAGCAATGTAACTTTATATATAAGGGGGATAGAGGAATCTGGAGAAATAGTAGAAAAATTTGCTTCTTCAAAGAAAAGTAATGTATTAGTATTAGTAAAAAATACAAAAGATGCTTTAGATGTAGCTAAAAACTCAGGAGGAGTTTTAAAAGAAATAAATGTAGGTGGATTAAGATACGAAGAAGGAAAGAAGAAGCTGACAGACTTAGTTGCCGTTGATGATAATGATATAAACAATTTCAAAGAAATAACTGACTTAGGAATTGATATAGAATTTAGAATGTTACCTAGAGATAAAAAGAAAAAATTATCAGACTTAATAAAATAA